DNA from Elaeis guineensis isolate ETL-2024a chromosome 2, EG11, whole genome shotgun sequence:
CAAGATCTAGATTGTATAATCTTGAAGTAGAATCACTAGCCGTAGATCAAGGATCCCACCCCTAGTCTAGAAGGATCTCAAGTCATAGAATTCTTAAGAGTGTCATGCAATCCAATGAGACCTTCCATATACCTAGAGCCAACGTTAGTCATGATATGCTACTTTTAAACGAGAACTAGTgcaatatattattttagatcatgTGTAGTCTTGTCAAAAGAGTTCGTAGACCCTGCTGATCTATAAGAATGTCTATCCTTAGTGATTTTAtcatgcatatcatttgatctaaTCTCAAATTTATATTATCTAGTTTTATTCTTGCATTTGAAAAATAGCTTAAATATTTGCAATtgaaattataataattatttatgcatatttatatttatttttgaattaaatattaTGTATGTGctgcaaaaataaattttaaaattttggattaagCATGAAATACTTGGGCACATTATTGAATTACGATgcatcaaaatatatattgattTTGCTAGACATGCTAAATTATATGAAAAAAGTTGTCAAATCCTGTTTGTAAAATTCAAGCATTTTTTTATATGACCGAGAAATCAATTTGAAATAGATATTATATTTACTTTCTAGTATAACTATCAGTTTGGCCTAACCACTAGGGCGGCATGTTCAAGAACTAATTTCTTTTGAGCTTAGCCAATTGAGATAGATTACTAGCATATTTTTATGTGGCATATAACTAGTTTCCTTGAAGGAGCCTAGATAGTAGGGTCTGATCGCTAGTACATATTGTCTGATAATATAATTTGTATTCAAAATGTAGTCCCTTTTGAACCTTGTTATAGGAATAATTATTGCCATAGTTGTGAAAATTAAAAGAGGATAGATTTTCAATTGTCTTTAAATAAAGATTTATCGGAtgctttaaatatatatatatatatatatatatatatatatatatatatatatatatatatatatatatccttgatACAATTAGAGGTAAAGATAATTTATCGTGCTATTAGTTCACCCTTTATCTTTTACGTCTTTTCGGATGCCGAGGAGCAGCTCGCACGAGATTAAGAGCAGTGTCCTAGAAGGTTAGGATCCAGGTGGTCCCCTAATCCATCATTCCTAAACATCAGAACCATTAGATCAAAGAGAGCGACGACCACAAGATGGCCAACAACTTAAAGCTTTTTTTATACGTGCATGAAAGCTATGTTAGCAAAGCATCGTCTAGgtccatattttattattttctctATACCTCACGTCAAGGCTAGAAGCTGCTATTTgctcatcgatttcataaaatatatcccaaagaagCTCTTGGAATTTTCACGGGGATTCCACCCTCGACAAAGGCTGCATCCAGCTAGATATCCCGAACGCGACGACAGCACGTCGACAGAGCGAATCTATTTGGCAAAAGCCCCTAGCTTTTGCAGGAACCACGATACTAGCCATGGGACGATGACCAGGTCCATAGAGTGGGCCATATTCCAGCCTGTCACATGTAAGGTTGAGATGGATGGTTAGGGTTTTGCTGGTTTCGCAAGGATCACCAATTAATGCTGTGATCATCCCAGTCATCATATAGCAAGAATTTACAAAAATGTACATAATGGTGATATCTTAAAGTTTTGGAGGCTTTAGATTATGTTATATAGATACTAAAATGGTGGTCATATAAAATAAACCAATACTTTTGAccgataaaattaatattaatttttatttgatgcaATCAAATAACACTGTTGTCTTTTATCTTTTGCTTGTTATAAATGCTAATAATCATGGTTATGTTATTCCAAATAAACATAACTTCTCATGTAGGAAGCACATAATCACCGTTTTTACCATTGTAACAGCAATAATGATGTTGCGAGGATTCATCGTCTAGGGATATTAGTGTTATTGAAGCAAGGACGATGCTTCATTTCTAGGCATATGCCTCAGACTGAGTTTACATAGCCAAAGAATTTGTTAATAGTAACTTTGCCTTAATATTCTAAAAAAGTGAGTCTAAATCCTCTTCCCAATCCGGAGGTTCTAATTGAGTCATCTAACTATTCTTGCTTGTCGACAGTGGTTAGTCAAACAAGGTGGCACATACACGCAAGTGCAGCCCAAATGACTTGGCACATTTGCGGTAAACTTGCAGGGCAAATTGGTAAGTGACATCTGACATGCAAGCCGGCCAAAAAACAACCAAATCAAACAGGAGCCTACGCCAATTCCTAGGAGCATAGTTCTATCAAACTAAGCCCTCATCCCCTTGCACATACGTAAGTATATATATAACTCCGGCCCCTCCCACCCCACACACTAACCTCACCACCTCTAATCCAAGCCTCCTTCCACGCCCTCCCCTTCCCATCAGACAGGAAGcaagcaaaaagaaaaatgaccGACTCGGCCCCTGCCCCTGCCCCTGCCCCTTTCTGGTGGGTTGACAAAGGCGACAATTCATGGCAGATGACAGCGTCGACCCTGGTCGGCCTCCAAAGCGTGCCGGGCCTGGTCATCCTCTACGGCAGCATCGTCAAAAAGAAGTGGGCAGTGAACTCGGCCTTCATGGCCCTCTACGCCTTCGCTGTCGTCCTCATCTGCTGGGTGACCTGGGGTTTCCACATGTCCTTCGGCAATGAGCTCGTCCCCTTCTTGGGCAAGCCCAACTTCGCCCTATCCCAGAATTACCTCCTGGCACAGTCCTCGCCTTACAACTTTCCTCAGGCCACCTTCGTCTTCTTTCAGTTTGTTTTCGCCGCCATCACCGTCATCCTGGTCGCCGGGTCGCTCCTCGGGAGGATGAACTTCCATGCATGGATGCTGTTTGTGCCCCTATGGATGACCTTCTCCTACACCGTTGGGGCCTTCAGCGTCTGGAGCACCAGCGGTTTCTTGTTTAAGAAGGGGGTCATCGATTTCTGTGGAGGCTACGTGATTCACCTCTCGTCAGGGATTGCCGGATTTACTGCTGCATACTGGGTACGTAATGATTTCTATATATCCATCAAAATTAGTATATTAATTTGCCCACACTCTCCCCGTGTTTTGTTTTGGATGGTGTTTCATGGGATTCAGTTTATTAATTGAGAATTTTCTGAATTTAGAGGTGAGATTCTTCATGATTTTTTTCGCTTTCCCAAGTCCCATCTGATCACACCCGTAACTCATTTCATTCGAGCAAAACCATGAACCAATTAAACCACTCTATCTGATGATGAAAGCATCAATCGCAAGGCTGCATGACCATAATAAATTATACTCGTGTGAAAATATCTTCTCCATTGGCTTCATGATTTTTGTGGTGTACGAAACATGCGAAATAACACGCAGGTGGGGCCACGGACAAGCAATGACAAGGAGAGGTTCCCACCCAACAATATTCTGCTGATGTTGGCCGGCGCAGGGCTGCTGTGGATGGGTTGGACCGGGTTCAATGGAGGCGGGCCGTATTCTGCAAATGTCGATGCGGCTCTCGCCGTTTTGAACACCCACGTGTGTGCTGCCACCAGCCTCCTTGTTTGGCTCTGcctcgacatcttcttcttcaccAAACCATCCGTCATTGGTGCTGTTCAAGGCATGATCACTGGACTCGTCTGCATCACTCCTGCAGCAGGTAATCCTTTAATTTTAGTTTCTAATTCCGATGCACTTATAAAGAGGTGTGGTAAATGGATTGGTTTGGGCCGTGGATCTAGCTTGATCCATAATTGAATCAAGATCAGCTTCAGGAGGTGAAAGGTCTAAAGCTTGACGCAAACCATGCACAAATGCTAGGTCAAACTAATACGATGGGCTAAAAGGCCGAGTTGTGTTGCGCTAAGGAGTGCAACTTGGATCAGGTTAATTTGTCACATGAATGTAAGAATTTTGATTAGGGTTAAAAGAACTCCTCAACTGTTTCGATGTAATTAGGAGCAAGACACCATCATTTGGTTGGGGGGTGGGGGGATGCAGAATAAATCAGAAATTGTATTTTTACATGTATACCTTTACAAGTAGTTTAAACTAAGCATATATCTTTGCAAGTTTATTATTCACGTGGTTGTCTTtataaattcttattttttatatgtCTATCCTCATTAAGTTCAGGGTATTTCagttatttcaattttaattcatcatagTGTTAAATAGCATgttgatcataaaataaagatgcAAAAAGCAAtaatttataaggatatatagaGTAAATCTGCAAGGGTATGCATGCAGATTCAGATATTCATAAAGATATAccgt
Protein-coding regions in this window:
- the LOC105034844 gene encoding ammonium transporter 2 member 5, giving the protein MTDSAPAPAPAPFWWVDKGDNSWQMTASTLVGLQSVPGLVILYGSIVKKKWAVNSAFMALYAFAVVLICWVTWGFHMSFGNELVPFLGKPNFALSQNYLLAQSSPYNFPQATFVFFQFVFAAITVILVAGSLLGRMNFHAWMLFVPLWMTFSYTVGAFSVWSTSGFLFKKGVIDFCGGYVIHLSSGIAGFTAAYWVGPRTSNDKERFPPNNILLMLAGAGLLWMGWTGFNGGGPYSANVDAALAVLNTHVCAATSLLVWLCLDIFFFTKPSVIGAVQGMITGLVCITPAAGVVQSWAAIIMGILSGSIPWYTMMILHKNIQFLKQVDDTMAIFHTHAIAGSLGGILTGLFAEPHLNKIFYDSDEDYHIGLFYGLTDGRASDGFRQLGIQLAGILFIISVNVTMTTIICLVIRLIVPLRLSEEDLQTGDDAIHGEEAYALWGDGEKFENTKHNNLYDLEEFPAAVPAKAGQME